From a single Anomaloglossus baeobatrachus isolate aAnoBae1 chromosome 4, aAnoBae1.hap1, whole genome shotgun sequence genomic region:
- the LOC142302202 gene encoding phospholipid scramblase 2-like produces the protein MAGVAVFPPGLQDLILLTHVYVNQKYNSLFQTYCSYDVCGADGVLLYRAMEQQECCGPRIDVRIQNIQGQQVLSLHMPANFCSWETTLQVMDASGHLLGLIDQNWSFSALSFNIINPLNQICLKVKGPGWGEGFMSDQVYQILSADKSFLVGQITRVWRGLGQEMFSGEDKFVVQFTPDLEVSMKAVLVSCTLLIDLLEHHRRRRSQ, from the exons ATGGCCGGAGTCGCTGTTTTTCCTCCCGGACTGCAGGATCTGATCCTG CTCACTCATGTCTATGTCAACCAGAAGT ACAACAGCCTGTTCCAGACTTACTGCAGCTATGACGTGTGTGGAGCCGATGGTGTCCTCCTATACCGGGCCATGGAGCAGCAGGAGTGCTGTGGGCCTCGGATTGATGTCAGGATCCAGAACATACAGGGACAACAAGTCCTCAGCCTCCACATGCCGGCCAACTTCTGCAGCTGGGAGACTACA TTACAGGTCATGGACGCTTCAGGTCACCTCCTTGGGTTGATCGATCAGAATTGGTCATTTTCTGCATTATCTTTCAACATCATTAACCCATTAAATCAGATCTGCCTAAAAGTGAAAGGTCCAGGCTGGGGAGAAGGATTCATGTCTGACCAAGTCTACCAG ATCCTGTCAGCTGACAAGTCCTTCCTGGTTGGCCAGATAACACGCGTGTGGCGAGGACTGGGCCAGGAAATGTTCTCTGGAGAAGATAAATTTGTGGTACAATTCACACCCGACCTGGAAGTTTCCATGAAAGCCGTGCTTGTGTCCTGCACCTTACTGATT